In the genome of Meiothermus sp. QL-1, one region contains:
- a CDS encoding HAD family hydrolase: MQALIFDVDGVIAETEEGHRMAFNRAFAEAGLEIEWDRDLYERLLWVTGGKERIAHYLYHCPECPKLLDTDIARLHRRKTEIYNQIVEAGEVPFRPGVLRLWREARERGVRLAIATTTSLPNVEVLLKQAGEEVRGWFETIVAGDMVPRKKPAPDVYLEALKNLGIAPEEALAIEDSQNGLIAAQKAGIPTLITYSYYTRGQRFEGALAVLEHLGEPHQPAQVLSGPVEGAVVVTLELLQDWHGRFVRA; this comes from the coding sequence ATGCAGGCGCTTATCTTCGACGTGGATGGCGTAATTGCCGAGACCGAGGAGGGCCACCGCATGGCCTTCAACCGAGCCTTCGCCGAGGCGGGTCTAGAGATTGAGTGGGACCGCGACCTCTACGAGCGGCTCCTTTGGGTGACCGGGGGCAAGGAGCGCATCGCCCACTACCTCTACCACTGCCCCGAGTGCCCCAAGCTTTTGGACACCGACATCGCTCGGCTGCACCGGCGCAAGACCGAGATTTACAACCAAATCGTTGAGGCCGGCGAGGTGCCCTTCCGCCCTGGGGTGCTGAGGCTCTGGCGCGAGGCCCGCGAGCGCGGGGTACGGCTGGCGATTGCCACCACCACCTCGCTGCCCAACGTGGAGGTGCTCTTGAAGCAGGCTGGGGAAGAGGTGCGGGGCTGGTTTGAGACCATCGTGGCGGGGGACATGGTGCCCCGAAAGAAGCCCGCTCCGGACGTGTACTTAGAGGCGCTGAAGAACCTGGGCATTGCGCCGGAGGAAGCCCTGGCCATTGAGGATTCGCAGAACGGGTTAATTGCCGCCCAGAAGGCGGGAATTCCCACCCTTATCACCTACAGCTACTACACCCGTGGGCAGCGCTTCGAGGGGGCTCTGGCGGTGCTGGAGCATCTGGGAGAGCCCCACCAGCCGGCCCAGGTGTTGAGCGGGCCCGTGGAAGGGGCGGTGGTGGTTACGCTCGAGCTACTGCAAGACTGGCACGGTCGGTTTGTGAGGGCCTAA
- the tkt gene encoding transketolase, giving the protein MATTLSAIEARAITAIRMLAADAVEQAKSGHPGMPLGMAPVAYVLWTDFLKHNPTNPHWPDRDRFVLSAGHGSMLLYALLHLTGYDLPLDELKRFRQWGSKTPGHPEHGHTPGVEVTTGPLGQGISTAVGLALAERKLAAEFNREGHTVVDHYTYVLASDGDLMEGVSGEASSLAGHWGLSKLIVLWDDNHISIDGPTALAFGEDVLARYQAYGWHTQRVDGEDLAAVRAAIRAAQADPRPSIIAVRTVIGAGSPKAGSHKVHGEPLGPEALEATRQNLGWPHPPFEIPHEVYEHFRAAVARGQRLEADWRARLQRYAQAYPEEARELERRLRGELPPLDWERLIPSFSGKVATRAASGKVLDALAPALPELLGGSADLTPSNNTQAQGMQPFSRENPTGRYLHYGVREHAMGAILNGLNLHGGYRAYGGTFFVFSDYMRPAIRLAALMGTPSIFVLTHDSVAIGEDGPTHQPIEHLASLRAMPGLWVIRPADALETAYAWRMALERKEGPTALVLTRQAVPVLDRTTLAGAEGTLKGGYVISEQEGARAAIVATGSEVALALEAQKLLAQEGVLVRVVSLPCWEAFEAQPRQYREAVLPKHLPTLAVEAGASLGWERYADAVLGLDHFGASAPYPTIYENLGFRPGAVVRAVLELL; this is encoded by the coding sequence ATGGCGACCACCCTAAGCGCGATCGAGGCCCGGGCCATCACCGCCATACGGATGCTGGCGGCGGACGCAGTGGAGCAGGCTAAAAGCGGCCATCCCGGGATGCCTTTAGGCATGGCCCCGGTGGCCTATGTGCTCTGGACAGACTTCCTCAAGCACAACCCTACCAACCCCCACTGGCCCGACCGCGACCGCTTCGTGCTTTCGGCGGGGCACGGCTCCATGCTCCTGTACGCCCTGCTGCACCTCACCGGCTACGACCTGCCCCTGGACGAGCTCAAGCGCTTCCGCCAGTGGGGCTCCAAGACCCCCGGCCACCCCGAGCACGGCCATACCCCTGGGGTGGAGGTAACCACCGGGCCTTTGGGCCAGGGCATCAGCACCGCGGTGGGGCTGGCCCTGGCCGAGCGCAAGCTGGCCGCCGAGTTCAACCGCGAGGGCCATACCGTGGTGGACCACTACACCTATGTGCTGGCTTCGGATGGCGACCTGATGGAGGGGGTCTCGGGGGAGGCCTCCAGCCTCGCCGGGCACTGGGGGCTCTCCAAGCTCATCGTGCTGTGGGACGACAACCACATCTCCATCGACGGCCCCACCGCCCTGGCCTTCGGCGAGGATGTGCTGGCCCGCTACCAGGCCTACGGCTGGCATACCCAGCGGGTAGACGGGGAGGACCTGGCCGCTGTCCGGGCTGCCATCCGGGCTGCCCAGGCCGACCCGAGGCCCTCCATCATCGCGGTGCGCACGGTGATCGGTGCGGGTTCGCCCAAGGCTGGAAGCCACAAGGTGCACGGCGAGCCCCTGGGCCCTGAGGCCCTCGAGGCCACCCGGCAAAACCTCGGCTGGCCCCACCCGCCCTTCGAGATTCCCCACGAGGTCTACGAGCACTTCCGGGCTGCCGTCGCCCGCGGGCAGCGGCTCGAGGCTGACTGGAGGGCCCGGCTCCAGCGCTACGCCCAGGCCTACCCCGAGGAGGCCCGGGAGTTGGAGCGGAGGCTCAGGGGTGAGCTGCCCCCTTTGGACTGGGAACGGCTCATCCCCAGTTTTAGCGGGAAGGTGGCCACCCGCGCGGCTTCCGGCAAGGTGCTCGATGCCCTGGCCCCGGCCCTTCCCGAGCTCCTGGGCGGCAGCGCTGACCTCACCCCCTCCAACAACACCCAGGCCCAGGGAATGCAGCCCTTCTCGCGCGAGAACCCCACCGGCCGCTACCTACACTACGGGGTGCGCGAGCACGCCATGGGGGCCATCCTGAACGGGCTCAACCTGCACGGGGGCTACCGGGCTTATGGGGGCACCTTCTTCGTTTTCTCCGATTACATGCGGCCGGCCATTCGCCTGGCGGCTCTTATGGGCACCCCCAGCATCTTTGTGCTGACCCACGACTCGGTAGCGATTGGAGAGGACGGCCCCACCCACCAGCCCATCGAGCACCTGGCCAGCCTCAGGGCCATGCCGGGTCTTTGGGTCATCCGTCCGGCGGACGCCCTCGAGACCGCCTACGCCTGGCGCATGGCCCTGGAGCGCAAGGAGGGCCCCACCGCGCTGGTGCTCACCCGGCAGGCGGTGCCGGTGCTGGACCGCACCACCTTGGCCGGGGCCGAGGGCACCCTCAAGGGGGGGTATGTCATCTCCGAGCAGGAGGGAGCCCGGGCGGCCATCGTGGCCACCGGGAGCGAGGTGGCCCTCGCACTAGAGGCGCAGAAGCTTCTGGCCCAGGAGGGGGTCTTGGTGCGGGTGGTGAGCCTGCCCTGCTGGGAGGCCTTCGAGGCCCAGCCCCGCCAGTACCGCGAGGCCGTGTTGCCCAAACACCTCCCCACGCTGGCGGTGGAGGCTGGGGCTAGCCTGGGCTGGGAGCGGTACGCCGATGCCGTGCTGGGCCTCGACCACTTCGGGGCCAGCGCCCCTTACCCCACCATCTACGAGAACCTCGGCTTCAGGCCCGGGGCGGTGGTGCGGGCGGTGCTGGAGCTCTTGTAG
- a CDS encoding 2-phosphosulfolactate phosphatase, protein MRVRVHPLPLDPLPSAEVMMVVDVIRATSTAVMFLEAGAGALWLTASLEAARALRQNGELLAGEVGGLRPEGFDFGNSPREALGAELKGRTLIHATTNGTKAAHKAAQVAREVLLASLLNAPSAVRLAASLGREVAILCAGKEGQVGMDDLYTAGVLAQGLVAEGFEPVGDGVQIALHLAQKPALPVLRASEAALALEREGLGEDVDFCARLGFSERVPRLLERRGEALIFG, encoded by the coding sequence GTGAGGGTAAGGGTTCACCCGCTTCCCCTGGATCCTCTCCCTTCTGCGGAGGTGATGATGGTGGTGGATGTGATCCGGGCCACCAGCACCGCGGTGATGTTCCTGGAGGCCGGGGCAGGGGCCTTGTGGCTCACTGCGAGCCTGGAGGCTGCGCGGGCCCTCAGGCAAAATGGCGAGCTTCTGGCCGGTGAGGTGGGGGGCCTGCGCCCGGAGGGTTTCGACTTCGGCAACAGCCCCCGCGAGGCGTTGGGGGCCGAACTGAAGGGGCGTACCCTGATCCACGCCACCACCAACGGCACTAAGGCAGCCCACAAGGCTGCCCAGGTGGCCCGGGAGGTGCTCCTGGCTTCCCTGCTCAACGCCCCCTCCGCGGTGCGGCTGGCCGCCAGCCTGGGCAGGGAGGTGGCCATCCTCTGCGCAGGTAAGGAGGGGCAGGTGGGCATGGACGACCTTTACACCGCCGGGGTGCTGGCCCAGGGGCTTGTGGCCGAGGGGTTCGAACCGGTGGGGGATGGGGTGCAGATCGCCCTGCACCTGGCCCAGAAACCCGCGCTGCCGGTGCTCAGGGCCTCCGAGGCGGCCCTGGCCCTGGAGCGGGAGGGGCTGGGTGAGGATGTGGATTTCTGCGCCCGGCTGGGCTTTTCCGAGCGGGTACCCCGTCTTCTGGAGCGGCGTGGAGAGGCCCTGATTTTCGGTTAG